One Sediminispirochaeta bajacaliforniensis DSM 16054 genomic window, CTCCCGATGCTTCCGGAAAGTCTATAACGCTGCCTTGGAATGATTCCCGGTGTAAAAGGGATACGCAAACCCAAAAGACGCTTTTCACGATAGGGGCGAAAAAGCATGCCAATGGCAATACGATTGGTAATATATCCGATAAGAGCACCGATCAGGGGAGGCAGTAGCAAGGGGATGAATCGTTCCATTTAAAACTCCGGACTTCTGACAGCTTCCTCGGCAGCTTCCTTGCTACTGAAAAAACGAAGATAGCCGCCAAAAACGTAGCCCTGGAGCCCGTCGTAGGCAACCTGATACCAATACCCTTCCTGATTGTCCACAACGACCCGGGAAGAGGCCTTTCCCACAACCTCCATCACAGAGCCCTTCCATAATGTCTCTTTTACCTTGCTTTCGATACTTGGTCCACTTCGGAGTCTAAGATGACTGGAGATGATTACCGCATAACGAGCCCGACTTTCCAGAATGGGAGTCGGCGGTAATTTCAGATTCGGCATAGGCTCTTCGCTGCGGCTACAGGAACCAAGAAAAATTCCGAACACAAAAACAGATATATACAAAAGCGTCAAAAAATATCTACGCATATTGATCATACTCTCAAATCATTGCACGATTGGGGAATGAAATATAGAGGGACTATAGCATGTTTTTTTCTTTTTGTCATAGTCGTTTCACTACCGGTTGGAGCCAGAGAAATCATCCTCTCCACAGGTGGAGATGGCTCCGTCGCTTTTCTTGATACCGATAGATTCGGTTCGGCTTGTGCGGGCCGTCTGGGAGGGGTTGTTGGATCATGCTACGGTTTCCGGGAAAAGAAAGAGGAATTTTCTCTTTCTCCTACTTTCACCCTATCCTATTTTGGATCAAGCCGTTCGACCGTTACCGATAATATTGTTATCTACCGGGGCTTTTACGCCTTGCGCCTTGCGTTGGGATTGGATTTTTCCATTCCCCCCATCCCCATTATGATGAACATCGCCGTCGGCACAAACATTGCAAAGTACACAGACACGGCAAATTACTTCTTTTTTCCTGATCTGCAGTGCATGTTTTTCCGGGAAATCAACGCTCTTTCCCGGAAGAAAAGCACTTGGGATATCGGGCTTCCCATTCGGCTTTCCCTACGCAATGATATGGATGTAGACCTCTCGGCCGGCATTGCTTTTCGTCTCAATCTCTTTCTGTTTTGAGCTTTTTCGGCTATTGTTAGGAAGATAAAAACAGATCTTCGGAGGAGCGATGACTGAACGAATAGGAGATTACTTTGTTCGCCTTGAGTTACTGTCTTTCGAGCAGGCGGAGCAAGTCCTGGCCGTGCAGCAAGAGCAACCCAATCGACGTTTCGGCGAAATAGCCGTCGAACTCGGTTTCATCGGAGAGGAAGATATAAAATCCTACAAGCGCTATTGTGCAGAAAAGGATGGCTCATGATTGCGCTACTTTCTTTCTTCGTTATTCTCTTATTATCGCTTTCGATCGTGCGGATTGCAGCAATCATGCTTCAGCTTACAGGTCTTTCTGCAGATGCGGCACGATTTCAGGCCCGTTCCGCCTTTACCGGTACAGGATTCACCACACGCGAATCGGAAATGATCATTGGCCATCCTGTAAGGCGAAGGATCATCATGGGACTCATGCTCATTGGTAATCTCGGACTTGTGACCTTTATTTCGTCTCTTGTTTTTACTTTTTTAAGGGCTCGATCCGCCCTTGAAATGGCAAGCACAGGGGCTATACTCATAGGAGGGCTCCTGCTTCTCTTTTTCGTAAGCAAAAGCAAAATTCTTGATTCGCTTTTGAGTAAGATAATCACTCGATTACTCAGGCGTTGGACAAAACTTCATACGACGGATTATGATGGTTTGTTGAACCTTTCCGGCGATTATGAGGTGATAAAATCTCTTATAGGCCCTAACAGCTGGTGTACGGAAAGAAGTCTTGCAGAACTTCAGTTGAGCGATGAAGGGGTCCTGGTACTTGGAATATACCGGCAGGACGGTTATTTCATAGGCTCGCCAAAGGGCTCGACCTTTATCTACGATGGAGACGAATTGATTCTCTACGGTCGAGACGAACGGATTCGTGCTCTTACAGACAGGAAAGCGGGAGAAAAAGGCGATACGGAACATCGTGAAGCCGTAGATGACCAAAATAGGATTGAAGGGAAGCGACCGGCGCCCCTTCCTAACTCCTCGAGAAAGGGGTTCCGAGGTTTTTTCAGGAAACGAGAGTAGTGATATAATGATACTGCTTAATATACACATAAAGAGAAATAAGCTCCTGCTCCTTTGCTGCCTGCTCCTTCTTGTAATAACGGCTTCGGGCGATGAGCTTCGAAAGGTGCGGGTCCAACTTAAATGGACACACCAGTTTCAGTTTGCCGGTTTCTATGCGGCAATAGATCAATGCTATTATGCAAAGAGAGGTTTGGAAGTAGAACTGAGGGAGGGAAACCCGGCGATAAGTCCAACCGATGAGGTAGTCTCCCGGAGAGCAGATTTCGGTATCAATACGACCGACCTTATTGTCCATAGATCCCTTGGCAAGCCAATCGTTATTCTTGCACCAATATTCCAACATAGTTCGCAGGTGGTAGCGGTCAGCGGAAAATCGGACATCTATGCCCCCTGTGATCTTGAAGGGAAAAGCCTGATGCTTTCGGGAGACGGTGAAGCATCAATCCTGGCGATGTTTAGGTCTCAAGGAATCACAGATATCAGTATCATACCTCACAGCTGGGATATCATGGACCTGGTAAACGGAAAGGTCGATGCAATGAGTGTATACCTCACAGGGGAAGTGTACACCCTTCGCCGGTTAAAACTACCCTTCCGCATTCTTCGCCCGGAAAACTACGGGATAGATTTCTACGGTGATGTCCTTTTCACCAGTGAAGCCCTAGCAACCGAGGATGCCGACCTCGTCAATCGATTTCTCACTGCAACCTTGGATGGATGGCATTATGCGCTCAAGAACAAGGAAGCCATGATGGATCTTATTATTGAAAAATACGGCTACCATGATAGTCTGGAACGCCTCAGATACGAATCGGATATGATTTCCACCCTCATGGGTGAGGGGATTGTCCGACCAGGGCACTCCAGTCCATCACGATGGCAACACATCATCGATACCTATGACTCTCTTGACATGCTTAGTCGAGCGGTGGATATCAAGGAAATGGTTTTTCAACGAAGTCCGAAACTTTCACATAAGCAAGGAACGTCAATATTCCTGCTCTTAACGGCATTTCTTGCTCTTTTCCTGTTTTT contains:
- a CDS encoding SH3 domain-containing protein, whose product is MRRYFLTLLYISVFVFGIFLGSCSRSEEPMPNLKLPPTPILESRARYAVIISSHLRLRSGPSIESKVKETLWKGSVMEVVGKASSRVVVDNQEGYWYQVAYDGLQGYVFGGYLRFFSSKEAAEEAVRSPEF
- a CDS encoding TrkA C-terminal domain-containing protein; this translates as MIALLSFFVILLLSLSIVRIAAIMLQLTGLSADAARFQARSAFTGTGFTTRESEMIIGHPVRRRIIMGLMLIGNLGLVTFISSLVFTFLRARSALEMASTGAILIGGLLLLFFVSKSKILDSLLSKIITRLLRRWTKLHTTDYDGLLNLSGDYEVIKSLIGPNSWCTERSLAELQLSDEGVLVLGIYRQDGYFIGSPKGSTFIYDGDELILYGRDERIRALTDRKAGEKGDTEHREAVDDQNRIEGKRPAPLPNSSRKGFRGFFRKRE
- a CDS encoding ABC transporter substrate-binding protein, with product MILLNIHIKRNKLLLLCCLLLLVITASGDELRKVRVQLKWTHQFQFAGFYAAIDQCYYAKRGLEVELREGNPAISPTDEVVSRRADFGINTTDLIVHRSLGKPIVILAPIFQHSSQVVAVSGKSDIYAPCDLEGKSLMLSGDGEASILAMFRSQGITDISIIPHSWDIMDLVNGKVDAMSVYLTGEVYTLRRLKLPFRILRPENYGIDFYGDVLFTSEALATEDADLVNRFLTATLDGWHYALKNKEAMMDLIIEKYGYHDSLERLRYESDMISTLMGEGIVRPGHSSPSRWQHIIDTYDSLDMLSRAVDIKEMVFQRSPKLSHKQGTSIFLLLTAFLALFLFFVSSKFFTGTLWRKMEHKVGRQYELDTFIKFGFLTSIELPQTVHRRVIDNLQIIDHIIPAAESVTHKNSRHENRKNIELIDLCSYLHDLVSLTDRNFNAEESRTIVDIPRFPVIVPIELAVPIGLITVELHTNALKHTSAKEGKIRITLKQEEKEICTLSVGDSGPGVDEKLFHHKRTKTTGLPLIQLLTKQIGGSLEVSSRNGTSITLRFPLRKQKEKTIGIRS